The DNA segment ACGATCGCCACCGGCACGGTCGCGAGGAACGCGAGGCCCAGGTCGTGCCTGAGCACCGCCAGGTAGGGGTGGCGGGCACCGGCGACCTTGCGGGCACCGACGTCCCAGAGGACCGTCAGCAGGCCGAACGCGACCAGGAAGTACAGGCCGTTCCACTTGGTGCCGATGGCCAGGCCCAGCATCAGGCCCGCCGTCCAGCGCCAGGGGCGCCAGCCGAGGCGCAGGGTCCCGGCGATGTGCGCGTCGGGGCGGACCCGGCCGTCGGGGTCGGCCGGCAGCGCGGCCGCGAGTTTCGCGCGCGCCCTGTCCCGGTCGAGGACGAGGCAGCCGAACGCCGCCAGCACGAAGAACATCAGCACCCCGTCGAGCAGCGAGGTGCGGGCCATCACGAAGGCCAGCCCGTCCACCGCCATCAGCGTGCCCGCGAGGCAGCCGAGGAAGGTGGAGCGGAAGATACGGCGGCCGATGCGGCACAGCATCAGCACGGCCAGCGTCCCCAGCAGCGCCGTCATGAACCGCCAGCCGAACGGGTTGAACCCGAACATCAGCTCGCCGAGCCCGATGACGTACTTGCCGACCGGCGGATGCACCACGTACGCCGCGTCGGTCGGGATCTGGACCTGGTCGCCGACCTTGAGGATCAGGTCGTTGGCGTTCTTGTCCCAGTTGACCTCGAAACCGCGGTGGACGAGCGCCCAGGCGTCCTTGGCGTAGTACGTCTCGTCGAATATCACCGCCTTCGGGTTGCCCAGGTTCCAGAACCGCGTCACTCCCGCCAGCAGCGTCACCAGCAGCGGGCCGATCCAGCCCGACCAGCGCGCGATCCGCTCGGCGAGCGGGCGCGGGACGCCGAGGAACTGCCACATCCGCGGGCTGGGCTGGACGTAAGGCGGCACGAGCCGGTCGCGGACGTCGCTGCCGGGCGACGCCGTGTAGCCGAATCGGCGCAGCCGCTGCTGCCACGACGGCCGCTGCTCGTGGGTCGCCTGGCCCTGCCGGGTGTCCGTGGAGGACGCGGTACTGGTCACCGCGCCATCGTAGGGAACACGTCTGTGACAGTCGCGCGGATGCGCCCTGCGAGGATGGAAACGTGACAGGAACCCTTGTTTTGGCAGGCACTCCCATCGGCGACGTCAAGGACGCCCCGCCCCGGCTCGCCGAGGAACTGGCCGGAGCGGACGTGGTGGCCGCCGAGGACACCCGGCGGCTGCGGCGCCTCACCCAGGCGCTGGGCGTGCAGCCGGCCGGGCGGGTCGTGTCGTACTTCGAGGGCAACGAGTCGGCCCGGACGCCCGATCTGGTCGAGGCGCTGCTCGCGGGCTCGCGGGTGCTCCTGGTGACCGACGCGGGGATGCCGTCCGTGTCCGACCCCGGGTACCGGCTGGTCGCGGCGGCGGTCGAGAAGGACATCAAGGTCACCGCGGTGCCGGGGCCGTCCGCGGTGCTGACCGCGCTCGCCCTGTCCGGGCTGCCCGTCGACCGGTTCTGCTTCGAGGGGTTCCTGCCGCGCAAGGCGGGGGAGCGGCGCTCGCGCCTGAAGGAGGTGGCCGAGGAGCGGCGCACCCTCGTCTACTTCGAGGCGCCGCACCGGCTCGACGACACGCTCGCCGCGATGGCCGAGGTGTTCGGCGCCGAGCGGCGGGCCGCCGTGTGCCGGGAGCTGACCAAGACGTACGAGGAGGTCAGGCGCGGCGGGCTGGGGGAGCTGGCCGAGTGGGCGGCAGAGGGCGTGCGTGGGGAGATCACCGTCGTCGTCGAGGGGGCGCCCGAGAAGGGGGCCGAGGAGGTCGGCGCCGCCGAGTTCGTACGGCGGGTTCGCATCCGCGAAGAGGCGGGGGAGCGGCGCAAGGAGGCCATCGCGGCGGTGGCGGCGGAGGCCGGGGTGCCCAAGAGGGAGGTCTTCGACGCCGTTGTGGCGGCGAAGAAGGCGGAGGCGTGAAATACCGGGTGAGCAGGGCGTATATCGCATGAGCGTGCGCCCCATGCCGGGGTAAAGGGACCCGGCCCTTTCGGCAAGGAACGTCCAAGTCGGCGCCAACACTGGACAGATTCCGTGCGTTCACTCCTGCGGAGGAGTCCACTGGGTTGAGGGACGCGACCCGTCCCACCCAGCGGACCACAGGAGCTGGCATGAGTGAGATCGCACAGCAGACCACGGGCCTTCGCAGCGCCGCGACCGCCGTCGTCCACGAGTCGTATTCGTTCGCCTGCATGCGCTGCGGGCACGGCTGGGAGCAGTCGTACGAGATAGAGCACCACATGGACGGTGACGGCCGCGAGTTCGTCCTGTACGTGGCGAACGGCCAGGTGGTGCCGTCCCCGTTGAGCCGGCCCACGTGCCAGAACTGCGACGGCCACGTCGTGCGGATCATGCGGCCCGGCCAGGTGTCCTCCGTGCAGAACTCCCTGCACCGCGCCCGCCCCGTCCCCGCCCAGCCGAAGGGCGAGGCCGAGCCGGATTCGGCGCCGGCCGAGCCGCACCACCACTGGCACCTGTCCGATCTCCTGCACGTCTTCCACCGCAAGGCGAGCTGAGCCGGGCACCCGGCCGCTCGGGCATGCCCCTTTCGTAGGATCGGGGCATGCCTTCGAACGCCGCCGACAAGCACGCCGCCCCGCCCCTCCCGCAGCCGCTGCGGGTGCCGGTCGCCGACTCCCACACCCACCTCGACATGCAGTCCGGCACGGTGGAGGAGGGGCTCGCCAAGGCGGCGTCGGTGGGCGTGACGACGGTCGTGCAGGTCGGCTGTGACGTACGCGGCTCGCAGTGGGCGGCCGAGACGGCGGCGCAGTACGACGCCGTGCACGCGACCGTCGCCCTGCACCCGAACGAGGCGCCGCGCATCGTGCACGGGGACCCCGACGGCTGGTCGCGGCAGGGGGCGCGTGAGCCGGGTGGTGTGCGGGCGCTCGACGAGGCGCTCGCCGAGATCGAGCGCCTGGCCGCACTCCCGCAGGTCAAAGGCGTCGGCGAGACCGGCCTCGACTACTTCCGCACCGGGCCCGAGGGCAAGGAGGCGCAGGAGGCGTCCTTCCGTGCCCACATCGAGATCGCCAAGCGGCACGGCAAGGCGCTGGTCATCCACGACCGCGAGGCCCATGCGGATGTGCTGCGGGTGCTGAAGGAGGAGGGCGCCCCGGAGCGGACCGTCTTCCACTGCTACTCCGGGGACGCCGAGATGGCCCAGGTGTGCGCCCGCGCCGGATACTTCATGTCCTTCGCCGGCAACGTCACCTTCAAGAACGCCCAGAATCTGCGGGACGCGGTGGCGGTGGCCCCGCTGGAGCTGCTCCTCGTGGAGACGGACGCGCCGTTCCTCACGCCGGCCCCGTACCGCGGACGGCCCAACGCTCCGTATCTCATTCCGATCACGGTGCGAGCCATGGCCGCCGTACGGGGGATTGACGAGGACGCGCTGGCGAGGGCCCTGGGCTCGAACACGGCACATGCCTTCGGCTACTGACGGATAACCGCCCGATAACGCTCGCACGGGTTCACCTCGACCCGGCCGCAACTGTGCGTAGTCGCGTCGCCTTGGAGAGTAATCGGCGCTCCGCTAGGTTCTGGGGGCCCTAAACGGACCCCTCCGCTGGAGCGTGTCGTCGTGAGCAACGCGCAGTTCGAGACGTATGGCCCGAGCTCGGCCCACGAGCCCCCGGTGTACGGCGGCTTCGACCCGCACAGCGCGCAGACGCTGGGGTACGGGGTGCAGGGGCCGTACGCGACGCACGGCACATACGGCACATACGGCACCGCCGACGTCACGTACGAGGACACCTACCGGCCCGCCTACGAGGCGTCCGAGACGGCGTACGAGACGGAGTACGAGGCGGAGTACGAGCCGGTTGTGCGCCCCAGGAGCGGACGTCGGGCCGCGCACCGGCGCCGGGCGAGGGTCGCCGAGCGGGGGGACGGGCCCATGCGCCGACTCGTCCCGCAGGCGCTGGTCGTGGCGTTCCTCGCGGGCGGCACCAGCGCCTTCGTCGCCAAGGACAAGGCGATCGAGCTGAGCGTCGACGGCACGCCGCGCACGCTGCACACCTTCGCGGACGACGTCACCGAGCTGCTCTCCGAGGAGGGTGTCGACGTCGGTGCGCACGACGTGGTGGCGCCCGCCCCCGATGCGGAGCTCACCAGCGGAGACGAGGTCGCGGTGCGCTACGGCCGCCCCGTGCGGCTCACGCTCGACGGCCAGCGGCGCGAGGTGTGGACGACGGAGCGCACGGTGGAGGCGGCGCTCAGGCAGATCGGGGTGCGCGCGGAGGGGGCGTACGTCTCCGCGTCACGCTCCCGGCGCATCGGGCGGGAAGGGCTCGCGCTGGATGTCCGCACCGAGCGCGCGGTGACGGTCATGGCGGACGGGCGGGCGCGCACCATCCGTACGAACGCGGCGACCGTGAGCGAGGTCGTGGAGCAGGCCGGCATCACCCTGCGCGGCCAGGACGCGACGTCCGTCCCGCTCGACAGCTTCCCGCGCGACGGGCAGGCGGTCACGGTCCTGCGGATCACCGGCCGCAAGGAGATCCGCGACGAGGCGATCCAGTTCGCCGTGCAGCGGATCGAGGACCCCTCGGTGTTCAAGGGCACGGAGATCGTCGAGCGGGCGGGGCAGCTGGGGCTGCGGCGGGTCACGTACTCGCTGCGCACCGTCAACGGCGTCCGGCAGAAGCCGCGGCGGACCGGGTCCGAGGTGGTGCGCGAGCCGCAGACGCAGGTGGTGAAGGTCGGCACCAAGCCGCTGCCGACGTCGGTGCGCGGCGCGGGAGGCCTGAACTGGCAGGGTCTCGCGGCGTGCGAGTCCGGCGGCAGGGCCGACGCGGTGGACTCGTCGGGGACGTACGGCGGGCTGTACCAGTTCGACACGCACACCTGGCGGGGCCTCGGCGGAAAGGGCCGTCCGCAGGACGCTCCGGCGGCGGAGCAGACGGCACGGGCGAAGAAGCTGTACGTGCGCCAGGGAGCGAGTCCCTGGCCGCACTGCGGGGAGCGGCTGCACGGGTGAGCCACCCTGTGGTGACGGGCGGCCGGGGTCAGCTGCACGGCCCCGTACCCTTGTCGGGTGAGCAGCCCCACCCCCGACGCCCTGCTGGGCCCCGCCGACATCCGTGAACTGGCGGCCGCCCTCGGTGTGCGCCCCACCAAACAGCGCGGCCAGAACTTCGTGATCGACGCGAACACGGTCCGCCGCATCGTCCGCACCGCGGACGTCCGCCCCGACGACGTGGTGGTCGAGGTGGGACCGGGACTCGGCTCGCTCACCCTGGCCCTGCTGGAGGTGGCCGACCGCGTCACCGCCGTCGAGATCGACGCCGTCCTCGCCGCCGCGCTGCCCGCGACCATCGCGGCCCGCATGCCGCAGCGCGCCGACCGGTTCGCGCTGGTGCACTCCGACGCGATGCAGGTCGCCGAGCTGCCGGGCCCGCCGCCCACCGCGCTGGTCGCCAACCTCCCCTATAACGTGGCCGTCCCGGTCCTGCTGCACATGCTCGAAACCTTCCCGACCATCCAACGCACCCTCGTCATGGTGCAGTCGGAGGTCGCCGACCGACTGGCCGCCGCGCCCGGTTCGAAGGTGTACGGCGTCCCCTCGGTCAAGGCCAACTGGTACGCCGAGGTCAAACGGGCCGGAGCCATCGGGCGCAACGTCTTCTGGCCCGCCCCGAACGTCGACAGCGGGCTCGTGTCCCTGACCCGGCGTGCCGAGCCGCTCAAGACCACCGCCTCCAGGCGCGAGGTCTTCGCCGTCATCGACGGCGCATTCGCCCAGCGCCGCAAGACCCTACGGGCCGCACTCGCCGGCTGGGCGGGCTCGGCGGCCGCCGCCGAGGAAGCCCTCGTCGCCGCCGGCGTCTCACCGCAGGCCCGCGGAGAGGCACTGACGGTCGAGGAGTTCGTCCGGATCGCCGAGCACAAGGCGCCCGGCGCCCGCCCGGAGGAGCCCGGCACACGGGACGAGGAGCCCGACGCGCAGTCGCAGGAATCCGGTGCGGAGCCGGCTGTGTCCGACGCCCGGTCGCAGCAGCCCGGCGTCCCGCCCGCCGAGTCCGCCGCCCGGCCCGCCGACCAGTACAAGGAGTCCGAGTAAGTGAGCGCGAGCGTCACCGTACGTGTCCCCGCCAAGGTCAACGTCCAGCTCGCGGTCGGCGCCGCGCGGCCCGACGGCTTTCACGACCTGGCCAACGTCTTCCTGGCGGTCGGGCTGTACGACGAGGTCACCGTGACCCCCTCGCCCGGCGGGCTGCGCGTCACCTGTGACGGGCCCGACGCCGACCAGGTCCCCCTGGACCGTACGAACCTCGCCGCCCGCGCGGCGCTCGCCCTGGCGGAACGCCGTGGCCTGGACGCCGCCGTCCACCTCCACATCGCCAAGGACATCCCGGTCGCCGGCGGCATGGCGGGCGGCAGTGCGGACGGCGCGGGCGCGCTGCTGGCCTGCGATGCGCTGTGGGGTACGCGGGCCTCCCGCGAGGAACTCCTCGACATCTGCGCCGAGTTGGGCAGCGACGTGCCGTTCAGCCTGGTCGGCGGGGCGGCCCTCGGTACCGGGCGGGGCGAGAAGCTTCGTGCGCTCGACGTGGGCGGCACCTTCCACTGGGTGTTCGCGATGGCCGGCCGAGGGCTGTCGACGCCGGCCGTGTTCCGTGAGTTCGACCGGCTCGGCGAGGGCACCGACATCCCCGAGCCCATCGCCTCCGAGCCGCTCCTGGCCGCCCTCGCGAAGGGCGACCCCGACGCGCTCGCCGCGGCCGTCTCCAACGACCTCCAGCCCGCAGCCCTCTCCCTCTTCCCGGAGCTGGCCGACACCCTCGCCACGGGGCTCGCGGCGGGCGCGCTGACGGCGCTGGTCTCCGGCTCGGGCCCGACCACCGCGTTCCTCGCCCGGGACGCCGAGTCCGCCGTGAAGGTGGCCGACACCCTGCGGGCGTCCGGTACTTGCCGTGCGGCGCGTACCGCGTCCGGGCCCGCGCAGGGTGCCGCGGTCGTGCGGACCGCCGGAGCGTGACGTCGTACTCACAAGTACGCGTTCTTCGCTCGATCTCCACACGGAAGTACTGCGATCGCAGTACCCGTGGGTCTGCCGAGGAGTCTAGGGTCGCTTGACGTTTCAACTGTCGGGCCGTCGTGCCCGGCTCGCCGTCAAGTGCACTTCTGGAAGGGGACACTCCTGTGTCCGAATCCCCCACACCCGCTCAGACGTCTCACCGTAGAAAGCGCTCCCTTTCCCGTCGCGGCATGATCGCCGCGGGCGGGGCGGCGGCCGCCGGAGCCGCGCTCACTCCGATGGTGTTCGCCGCGGGTGACTCCAGCGAGACGGACAACTCCACGTCCGATTCCGGTGGTTCGGGCACGACGTCGGAGAAGTTCCCCGCCACCCGGACCGAGGCCGCCACCGGCACCGGCGAGGCCGGCACCGCCATCGCCGCCTCCTACGTCGGTGTGCGCTGGTCCGGCGCCAAGGAGGGCGCCGCCATCCGGCTCGCGGACGGCAACTGGCAGAACCTGGCCCACGGCTGCGCGACCGTCGAGGACGGCGGTACCGCCCTGGTCGCCGCCGGCCACGCCAAGGCCTACGAGGTGAAGGCCCCGAGCGACATCAACGGCGTCCACTCGCTGGCCATCGACACCACCGACGGCCCCGAGCGCACCTACCAGGTGCCGAGCGAGCCCACGCGCGTACGCGGCGTCGGCTACCTCTCGCGGCCGGCCTGGGGCGCCGACGAGTCCAAGCGGTACAAGGACGGCAAGGTCAACTCGCCCGAGACGTACTACCCGCTCCAGGTCATCACGGTCCACCACACCGCGACCCCCAACGACGACCCCGACCCGGCCGCGACGGTGCGCGCGATCTACGAGTTCCACGCGATCACCAACGACTGGGGCGACATCGGCTACCACTTCCTCATCGACGAGGCCGGCACGGTCTACGAGGGCCGCTACTCCGGCGACGACGGCATCCCCGCCTTCAACCCGGACGGCGACCTCGTCACCGGCTTCCACTCCGTGGGCTACAACTCCGGCGCCCTCGGCATCGCCCTGATCGGCAACCTCGACCGGCAGGCCCCCACGGACGCGGCCAAGGCCTCCCTGATCCGGCTGATCAAGGTCATATCCCGGTTCCAGGGCCTGGACCCGCAGGCGAGGGTGACGTACGCCAACCCAGTCAACGGCACCAAGAAGGACACGAACACGGTCGGCGGTCACCGCGACTACTTCGACACCGAGTGCCCCGGCCAGGTCATGTACGACCTCCTCGCCGAGGTCCGCGCGGCGGCCGCCCGCCGCTGACGCCGACCTCCACGGCGAAGCGCCCCGGGGGCCGCCGACCCCCGGGGCGCGCAGGGCTGTCGTACGGGCCGACTAGGCTGGGAGGCTGACCGACCCCCTGGGCAGGAGAGAAATGGCCGTCAATCTGGTCAATGTCGAGAACGTCAGCAAGGTGTACGGCACCCGTGCCCTGCTCGACGGTGTGTCGCTCGGCGTCTCCGAAGGGGACCGCATCGGCGTCGTCGGTCGCAACGGCGACGGCAAGACGACCCTGATCCGGATGCTGGCCAAGCTGGAGGCCGCCGACACCGGCCGGGTCACGCACTCCGGCGGGCTGCGGCTGGGGGTGCTCACCCAGCACGACTCGCTCGACCCCGAGGCGACCGTCCGGCACGAGGTCATCCGGGACATGGCCGACCACGAGTGGGCGGGCAACGCCAAGGTCCGGGACGTGCTCACGGGCCTCTTCGGCGGCCTCGACCTGCCCGGCTTCCCGCAGGGCCTCGACACCGTCATCGGCCCCCTCTCCGGCGGCGAGCGGCGACGGATCGCGCTCGCCAAACTGCTCATCGAGGAACAGGAACTCATCGTCCTCGACGAGCCCACCAACCACCTCGACGTCGAGGGCATCGCCTGGCTCGCCCAGCACCTGCGCGAGCGGCGCTCGGCGCTCGTGTGCGTCACCCACGACCGCTGGTTCCTCGACCAGGTCTGCACGCGCATGTGGGACGTGCAGAAGGGCGACGTCTACGAGTACGAGGGCGGCTACTCCGACTACGTCTTCGCCCGCGCCGAGCGCGAGCGCATCGCCGCCACCGAAGAGGTCAAGCGGCAGAACCTGGTCCGCAAGGAGCTGGCCTGGCTGCGGCGCGGCGCCCCCGCGCGTACGTCCAAGCCGCGCTTCCGCGTCGAGGCCGCCAACGAGCTCATCCAGGACGTACCGCCGCCCCGGGACAGCAGCGAGCTGATGAAGTTCGCCTCGTCCCGGCTCGGGAAGACCGTCTTCGACCTGGAGGACATCACCGTCCAGGCCGGCCCCAAGGTGCTGCTCAAGCACGTGACATGGCAGCTCGGTCCGGGGGACCGGATCGGTCTCGTCGGTGTCAACGGCGCCGGCAAGACGTCTCTCCTGCGGGCCATGGCCGAGGCGGCACGGACGGAGGGCGAGGAGCAGCCGGCCGCCGGGCGGATCGCCGTCGGAAAGACCGTCAAGCTCGCCTATCTGTCCCAGGAGGTCGCCGAGCTCGCTCCGAACCTGCGGGTGCTGGAAGCCGTGCAGCAGGTGCGCGAGCGCGTCGACCTCGGCAAGGGGCGGGAGATGACCGCCGGGCAGCTGTGCGAGACGTTCGGCTTCAGCAAGGAGAAGCAGTGGACGCCGGTCGGGGACCTCTCCGGTGGTGAGCGGCGCCGGCTCCAGCTGCTGCGCCTGCTGATGGACGAGCCCAACGTCCTCTTCCTCGACGAGCCCACCAACGACCTCGACATCGAGACCCTCACCCAGCTCGAGGACGTCCTCGACGGCTGGCCGGGCTCGATGATCGTCATCTCCCACGACCGGTTCTTCGTCGAGCGGACCACGGACCGGGTGTTCGCCCTCCTCGGCGACGCCACCCTGCGCATGCTGCCGCGCGGCATCGACGAGTACCTGGAGCGCCGCCACCGCATGGAGGCCCAGGTCGCCGCCGGCGCGGTGTCCGCACCGGCCGCCGAGAAGGCCGTACCGGAGAAGAGCGCCGCCGATGTGCGCGCCGCCAAGAAGGAGTTGCAGAAGATCGAGCGCCAGCTCGACAAGATCTCCGAGAAGGAGACCAAGCTGCACGCGCAGATCGCCGAGCACGCCACCGACTTCGGAAAGGTCGCCGAACTCGACGCGGAACTGCGCGACTTGGCCGGCCAGCGGGACGAGCTGGAGCTGAGCTGGCTGGAACTTGCCGAGGACGCGTAGCGTTTTCGCTGGGAGGGGCGCGACTGAGAAGGTGCCGCTGTCTGACGACTGTCGTCTGCGGCGCCGTCGTGGCTGGTCGCGCAGTTCCCCGCGCCCCTTCAAGGCGCTTCCGCGCCCCCTTGGCGCGCATCCGCGCCCCGGGTGAAGGGCGTGTGAAGGCGCATAACGGGGGTATCACAGGCCGGTTCTCCCTTGGGAACAGGGGGCGAGACGGCCCGGTGCACTGTCGTCGGTGGGTGATAGAAAGAGCCGTCTGAGAACAGTCTGAGAACCGCCGGTGTGGCGGAAACGCGACGGCACATGACGTGGCACCACACCGGTCACGAGGGGGAACCGCTCATGAGCCAGCCGCCCAACCAGCCGCCCCAGGGCGGTTTCGGCGCACCGCAGGACCCGCGGCAGGGCGGCTTCGGCGCCCCGCAGCCTCCGCAGCAGGGCGCGCCGCAGACCCCGCCCCCGCCGCAGGGCGCCCCCCAGACGCCCCCGCCGCCGCAGGGCCCGCCGCAGACGCCGCCGCCCCCGCAGGGCCCGCCGCCCGGCGCCCCGCAGCCCGGCTACGGCTATCCGCAGCAGCAGCCGGCGCAGCCGGGCCCGTACCAGTCCGGCCCGTACGGACAACCGCAGCAGCAGCCGGGGCCGTACGGCCACCAGCAGCAGCCCGGTCCCTACGGCCAGCAGCCCGCTCCGGGTTACGGCTACCCGGGGCAGCCGCAGTACCCGGGCGCGCCCGGCGCCCCGCAGCCCGGCTCGCGCAACCCCTTCAAGGGCAAGCCCGCCCTCGCCATCGGTGCCGCGGTGGCGGCGCTGCTCGTCATCGGCGGCAGCGTGTACGCGGTGACCAGCGGCGGCGACGACGATCCGAAGAAGCCGGCCGCCCAGGAGAGCGGTGACTCGAAGAACACCGAGTCCCCGTCCGACGGCCCCGACGACGGCGGTGGCAGCGGCGGCGGCGCCGACCCGGAGAACCTCAACGGCGGCCGCCAGTCCGGCGACTCGAAGGTGCTCTGGTACAAGCCCGCGCCCGACGCGCCCGCCTCCGGCGCCGACGCCCCCGGCATGTGGATCACCGACAAGGCCGCGGTGAAGGCTGCGTACAAGCAGCTCTTCGCCTACAACGTCGGCGACGGCGAGGCCACTTGGGACCCGATCACCTTCCCGCAGAAGATCTGCGCGGTCACCCCGCAGAAGTCGTCCGACGACAAGGTCGTCGTCGCGTACATGAGCGGCAGCAGCGACCGCGCCAAGTGCAACCAGCTCCAGCAGGTCGACCTCAACACCGGCGCCAAGGGCTGGAAGGCCTCGGTCGCCAACGGCGCGCTGTTCGACAGCACGCTCGACGTCGAACTGTCCATCACCGGCAAGACGCTGATGGTGGGCCGCTCGCAGTCCGGCACGGCGTACGACGTCAACAGCGGCAAGAAGCTGTGGGACAAGACGAGGTTCGGCGACAAGTGCTTCCCGGACGCCTTCGCGGGCGGCGACAAGCTGATCGCCGTGGCAGGCTGCGACGCCACCGGCAGCAACGAGCACGACGAGGTGCAGGAGCTCGACCCGGCGACCGGCAAGGTCAAGTGGACCTGGCAGTTCGACAAGGGCTGGAAGGTCGCGCGCGTCTTCTCCCTCGACCCGCTGGTTCTCTACAGCACCAACGAGGACAAGAAGCAGTGGAACATCTCCACGTTGGGCGACGACGGAAAGCGCCGCTCGCAGGTCGAGGTCGCTCTGGAGATCGGCGCCCAGTGCGGCTGGGCCATCCTCCAGCGTGACCTGCAGGGCTGCTCCGGTGTGGCCTCCGACGCCGACACCCTCTACATGCCGACCAAGGCGACCACCGGGG comes from the Streptomyces sp. NBC_00443 genome and includes:
- a CDS encoding outer membrane protein assembly factor BamB family protein, which gives rise to MSQPPNQPPQGGFGAPQDPRQGGFGAPQPPQQGAPQTPPPPQGAPQTPPPPQGPPQTPPPPQGPPPGAPQPGYGYPQQQPAQPGPYQSGPYGQPQQQPGPYGHQQQPGPYGQQPAPGYGYPGQPQYPGAPGAPQPGSRNPFKGKPALAIGAAVAALLVIGGSVYAVTSGGDDDPKKPAAQESGDSKNTESPSDGPDDGGGSGGGADPENLNGGRQSGDSKVLWYKPAPDAPASGADAPGMWITDKAAVKAAYKQLFAYNVGDGEATWDPITFPQKICAVTPQKSSDDKVVVAYMSGSSDRAKCNQLQQVDLNTGAKGWKASVANGALFDSTLDVELSITGKTLMVGRSQSGTAYDVNSGKKLWDKTRFGDKCFPDAFAGGDKLIAVAGCDATGSNEHDEVQELDPATGKVKWTWQFDKGWKVARVFSLDPLVLYSTNEDKKQWNISTLGDDGKRRSQVEVALEIGAQCGWAILQRDLQGCSGVASDADTLYMPTKATTGANEIVAINLANGKEKWRVKSPAEEPMLPIKVEDGKLLAYVDPSYDAGGQVVSIPVAGSSPKPTTLLQNPAGAADVENGFFSKAFDWADGRFYLSSTRLSGNDETKEKLILAFGK